A DNA window from Zonotrichia albicollis isolate bZonAlb1 chromosome 2, bZonAlb1.hap1, whole genome shotgun sequence contains the following coding sequences:
- the LOC102073345 gene encoding uncharacterized protein LOC102073345, with amino-acid sequence MRSWIVLLAIVVSTAETQSQDVCTQGYPGIPGNPGHNGIPGRDGRDGAKGDKGDKGESGIPGSPGKDGVIGEKGERGTNGTVEEKGNKGDKGERGPPGKLGPKGFIGSVGYKGQKGELGLQGQKGLKGDIGPIGPKGTKGEIGHPGRVGFPGPIGPIGNPGPKGNTGGIGPQGNPGVQGERGLKGDRGDKGEVGAPGVLPRSAFSVGLTANTKFPPPNRPIKFDKVLYNSLNDFSSATGKFTCKHPGVYYFTYHITVYSRNVRVALVKNGIKMLHTVDRYQSGEDQASGAAILELQGGDEVWLQAHQGEAFNGLYADGDDDTTFSGFLLFSTADPLEPLLLPSP; translated from the exons ATGAGAAGCTGGATTGTACTGCTGGCTATTGTGGTCAGCACAGCAGAAACCCAGAGCCAGGACGTCTGCACCCAAGGGTATCCTGGCATCCCTGGCAATCCTGGGCACAATGGCATACCTGGTCGGGATGGACGTGACGGGGCAAAAGGAGACAAGGGAGATAAAG GTGAATCAGGAATTCCTGGAAGTCCAGGAAAAGATGGTGTCATTGGAGAGAAAGGTGAACGAG gAACCAATGGGACTGTTGAAGAGAAGGGGAACAAAGGAGATAAAGGAGAAAGAGGACCACCTGGGAAACTGGGACCAAAAGGATTTATAGGATCAGTGGGTTACAAAGGCCAGaagggagagctggggctgcaagGACAAAAGGGTTTAAAAGGAGACATTGGACCCATAGGTCCAAAAGGGACAAAGGGTGAAATTGGCCATCCTGGAAGAGTTGGTTTCCCAGGGCCGATTGGCCCGATTGGTAATCCCGGTCCTAAAGGCAATACTGGAGGTATAGGGCCACAGGGTAACCCAGGAGTTCAGGGGGAAAGAGGCTTGAAAGGAGACCGAGGAGACAAGGGGGAGGTAGGAGCCCCGGGAGTCCTGCCAAGGAGCGCTTTCAGTGTCGGCCTTACAGCCAACACCAAGTTTCCCCCTCCGAATCGCCCGATCAAGTTTGACAAGGTGCTGTATAACAGTCTGAATGACTTCAGCTCGGCTACTGGCAAGTTCACCTGCAAACACCCCGGCGTTTACTATTTCACCTACCACATCACTGTCTACTCGAGGAACGTGCGAGTAGCTCTCGTGAAGAACGGCATCAAGATGCTGCACACGGTGGACAGGTACCAGAGCGGGGAGGACCAGGCCTCAGGAGCCGCCATCCTCGAGCTGCAGGGAGGAGATGAGGTGTGGCTGCAGGCCCACCAAGGAGAGGCTTTCAATGGGCTCTATGCAGATGGTGATGATGATACCACTTTCTCTGGGTTCCTCCTGTTCAGCACCGCTGACCCACtggagccactgctgctgcccagcccataG